In Columba livia isolate bColLiv1 breed racing homer chromosome 8, bColLiv1.pat.W.v2, whole genome shotgun sequence, a single genomic region encodes these proteins:
- the LOC135580151 gene encoding proline-rich protein 36-like: MLCGNSCAWGPPWAAPPPAFPAVRYWGGEGAQRGGADSDPFPTPPRCPHSSFAWLPLPPPPSGTRPLQGGMGEGEGGVPPGALSEYETVMAALGSPLEEELEPAATLPLPPLEPRMILQAEGVLSTCFLSAILGPPRDLPDLEAILEEEEEEEEAKMAAVAGRVDPPNMVPVAMETPPAPKMAAATRPDTPKMADAVETSADPPKMAPVSMETRADPPKMADAVEMSVDPPKMASVAMETPADPHKMAPVTMETGTDPLKMATMPRRRKLQPIGARLIRRRGRVRQWGRCRERQPGRGQRAAGRALPIDQ; the protein is encoded by the exons ATGCTCTGTGGCAACTCCTGCGCTTGGGGCCCCCCTTgggccgcccccccccccgcttttcctgctgtgaggtattgggggggggagggggcacAAAGGGGCGGGGCTGATTCTgaccccttccccaccccccccaggTGCCCCCACAGCAGCTTCGCGTGGCtgcccctccccccgccccccagcGGGACGCGACCCCTCCAGGGCGGgatgggggaaggggaaggaggggtcCCCCCGGGGGCGCTGAGCGAATACGAGACGGTGATGGCCGCGCTGGGGAGCCCCCTGGAGGAGGAACTGGAACCAGCTGCCACGCTTCCCCTCCCGCCGCTGGAGCCCCGCATGATCCTGCAG GCGGAGGGCGTACTCTCCACCTGCTTCCTGTCTGCCATCTTGGGGCCGCCGCGTGACCTGCCGGACCTGGAAGCCATtttggaagaggaggaggaggaggaggaagccaaGATGGCGGCAGTAGCGGGACGTGTCGACCCTCCCAACATGGTGCCCGTCGCCATGGAGACACCGCCCGCTCCCAAGATGGCAGCCGCGACGCGCCCTGACACCCCCAAGATGGCGGATGCCGTGGAGACGAGCGCCGACCCTCCCAAAATGGCGCCTGTAAGCATGGAGACGCGCGCTGACCCTCCCAAGATGGCGGATGCCGTGGAGATGAGCGTCGACCCTCCCAAAATGGCGTCTGTAGCCATGGAGACGCCCGCTGACCCTCACAAAATGGCGCCCGTAACTATGGAGACAGGCACCGACCCTCTCAAGATGGCGACGATGCCGCGGCGCAGGAAGCTCCAGCCAATCGGGGCACGTTTAATCCGGCGCCGGGGGCGCGTCCGGCAGTGGGGGCGGTGCCGAGAGCGCCAGCCGGGGCGGGGCCAgcgcgcggcggggcgggcgcttCCTATTGACCAATAG